From the Candidatus Margulisiibacteriota bacterium genome, one window contains:
- the xth gene encoding exodeoxyribonuclease III gives MRLLSWNVNGIRAAQKKGFLAWLQKEQPDILGLQETKAEPAQLSAELLNAAGYTAYWSSAEKKGYSGTAIYTKPKPLAVRQGFDRPRFDREGRVVSAEYPAFTLLNIYFPNGKKNQERLDYKMDFYAATLEYCQKLQKAGREIIICGDVNTAHREIDLAHPQENSGVSGFLPDERAWIDQLLASGFVDTLRQFHAEPELYTWWDYKTHSRERNTGWRIDYFFVTRGLQKNLKDAFILADVAGSDHCPVGIELCV, from the coding sequence GTGCGACTGCTTTCCTGGAATGTCAATGGTATCCGCGCCGCGCAAAAAAAAGGCTTTTTGGCCTGGCTGCAAAAAGAGCAGCCGGACATACTCGGCTTGCAGGAGACCAAAGCTGAACCCGCGCAGCTAAGCGCCGAGCTGCTGAACGCGGCCGGCTATACAGCCTATTGGTCGTCCGCCGAGAAAAAAGGCTACAGCGGCACGGCAATTTATACCAAACCCAAACCTCTTGCCGTGCGGCAGGGTTTTGACCGGCCACGCTTTGACCGCGAAGGCCGCGTGGTCAGCGCCGAATATCCGGCGTTCACCCTGCTGAACATTTATTTTCCCAACGGCAAAAAAAATCAAGAGCGGCTGGATTACAAAATGGATTTTTACGCGGCGACTCTGGAGTACTGCCAAAAACTGCAAAAGGCTGGACGGGAAATAATTATCTGCGGCGACGTCAACACCGCGCACCGGGAAATTGACCTGGCGCATCCTCAAGAAAACTCCGGCGTTTCCGGTTTTTTGCCGGACGAGCGCGCCTGGATCGATCAGCTGCTGGCTAGCGGTTTTGTGGACACACTGCGGCAGTTTCACGCCGAGCCGGAGCTGTACACCTGGTGGGATTACAAAACACATTCGCGCGAAAGGAACACCGGCTGGAGGATCGATTATTTTTTTGTCACACGCGGCCTGCAAAAAAACTTAAAGGACGCTTTTATTCTGGCTGATGTCGCCGGTTCCGATCATTGTCCGGTGGGGATAGAGCTGTGCGTTTAG